The genomic DNA CGACGCCCCCATGTCCAGACCTACGAAAAACCCCTTCGGCATCCTGTTCTCCGGGAGCTCTAGCGGTCCTCCCATTTCGGGGGGCGCTTGCCCAGGAAGGCCGTGAGCCCCTCCACGGCGTCCCGGGTGGCCATCAACTCCTCGAGGTAGATCCGCTCCGCCTCGGCGAGCCTCGCGGAAACCCGCTCCGCGAACCCGGCGCGGGCGGCGCGCACGGCCAAGCGCAGGGAGCTGGCGGAAAGCGGCGCGAGGTGCTCGTCGAACCAGGCGACCGCCGCCTGCTCGGGGTCCTCCGCGACGACGTCCACCAGGCCGATCCGGTGCGCCTCCCCGGCCCCGACGGTGCGGCCCGAGTAGATCAGATCCTCCGCGCGGGACTGCCCGATCCGCTCCGGCAGCAGGCAGGAGGCGGCCGGGGGGAAGACCGCGAGCTTCATCTCGGGCTGCCCCAGCACCGCGGAGGGAGCGGCGAAGATCATGCTCCCGGCGGCCGCCAGCTCGAGGCCGCCCCCCAGGCACTGGCCCCGGACCGCCACCAGGACCGGGACCGGGCAGGTCAGAAGCTGCCGGACCAGGGCATGCAGTTCCCGCAGCATCGCGGCGCAGGATTCCGGAAGGTGCTCCTGCACGCTGGCGCCGAAGCTGAAGTGGGAACCTTCCGCATCCAGGAGCACGGCCCGCAGGCCCGCGGCCGGCAGATGACCGCGGAGGGCCTCCCGCAGCGCGGCGATCATGGCGGCGTCCACGATATTGGCCTTGGGTCGGGCCAGCCGCAGCCGCAGCAGGCGCCCCTCCTTTTCCAGCCAGACCTTGAGGGGGCTGTCGCTCATCGTTCCGGGACCAGGACGGCGCGCCGGGCCAGATGGTGGGCGCGGGCGGAGGCGAAGACCTCCTGGATCGCCCCCAGCGGATGGCGTTCGACGAAGGGGGCGAGGGCGATCCTGCGGTCCAGCACCAGGTCGAGCGCCGCGGGGTAGAGCTCGGCGAGGCATCCCCAGTTTCCCAGCGCGCGGGCGTGGAAGGCCATCAGGTTCGACAGGCGCAGCTCCACCTTGTCCATGGTGAAGCCCACCACCGACAGCGTCGCGCCGTGATTCATCAGCCCGAAGGCGGTCTCCTGGCCGGCCGCGGTCCCGGAGCATTCGAAGATCTTCCAGCCGGTGGAGGGATGCCCCCCCTGCTTCGCGAATTCCTGGATCGCCTTGCGAAGCTCCTTCCCCTGTACCTGCCGGACGTTGAGCGTCAGCGCCGCTCCGTGGGCGGACATCGTGTCGAGCTTGGCCCGGTCCACGTCGAGCGCCGCCACGACGGCCCCGAAGGCGCGGGCGATCTGCACCGCGTAGCCGCCGACCCCGCCGGTGCCCACCACGACGGCGAAATCGCCGGGCCGCACCTCCGCCATCACCGCCGCCTGGTAGGGGGTGGTCACGGCGTCGGCGACCACCGAGACGTCCGCGAGCGACAGCCCCGCCGCCGCGAGCCGCGCCTCGTCCACGAGGCAGAGGCCGCGCGCCGGGACCCGGACGTGGGTGGCGAATCCCCCGTGGATGTCGTTCCCCGGCATCTGCTGCCTGCGGCAGATGGTCCCCTGCCCGGAGCGGCAGAGCGCACACTCCCCGCAGGAGATGACCGAGGGGACGATCACCGCTTTCCCCTTCCACGCTTCCGCCCCCGCGCCGGCGGCCACCACCCTGCCGCTGATCTCGTGGCCGAGCGCCAGCGGCAGCCCGTGATTGACCCGTACCCCGTCATAGTAGAAGCCCAGGTCGGTGTGGCACACTCCGCAGCCGGCCACTTCGATCACCACCTCCCCGTCGGCGGGCGGGAAGGGGTCGAAGTCGGCCAAAACCATCGGCTCCCCCACGGCGGTCATCAACCAGCGGTGCGCGACATTGGCCATCGGGCATTCCTCCGACAGAGGGAAATTCGCATCAGGCTATCCGGAGACGTCCCCGGAAAACGCTAACGATAACATGCGCCTGCGAAAAACAACCACCCAGGGAGCCACCGGCGACCCGACCCGGCAAGAACCAGGAATGCTTATTGGGTAAATAAGTACCACAATGCCTTTAATGTGTCAACGGATTATCGATACGACGTTTTACGATTACACGACGGCCGGCGGGACCAGGGCCCGACCGGCGCGAAAGGCCCGAAGGTTCACCTCGACGATCTTCTCCGGAAGCCTCGCGTGGAGGGCCTCGGCGTAGCGCTCCTCCGGCAGCGGCAGCAGCGTCGAGGCGGCGCCCAGCATCACCACGTTGACCGCGCGTACCTCGTGCAGCGAAAGCGCGGCGGCGAGGGCATCCACCATCCAGACCCGGGGAGTCGCCTCCCGGAGCCGCTCGGCCACCCGGTCCGGGTACCGTTCCTTCCCCGCGGTGACCGGGGGGGGCATGATCTCCTGCGCGTTGGCCAGGACGGCCCCTTCGGGGCAGAGATAGTGGAGGAACCGGAGCGCCTCCATCTTCTCGAAGGCGACGATCAGGTCGGCCTTCCCCGGCTCGATCAGCGGGGAGAAGACCTTCTTGCCGTACCGGACATGGGTCGTGACGGCGCCGCCCCGCTGCGCCATCCCGTGCACCTCGCTTTTCTTCACGTCGTACCCGGCCAGCAGGAAGGCGTCGCAGAGGACCTCCGAGGCCAGGATGATCCCCTGCCCGCCGACCCCCGCCAGGAAGATGTTCCCGCGCTCCCGGTTCATGAGCCCTTCTCCACGATCGCCAGGAACTTGCACAGGGGGGGGCACTGGTTGCACCCGTCGCACAGCAGCGGGTTGATCCGGGCCATCCCCTTCTGCGAGGGCTTCTTCCCCGCCGCGGCGGCCTGCTCGGGAGTGAAGTGGACCCACTCGATCGCGGGGCAGCCGAGCTTGCTGCAGGCCCTGCACCCGGTGCACAGGTCGGCCATCACCTCGTAGACCGGACGCTGCTTCCGCCGGTGCTCGGGCAGCAGGACGCAGGGCGCATCCGTGATGACCACCGACGGCTCCTCCCGGAACAGTTCCCTGCGGAGGACCGCCTCGGTCTGCTCCATGTCGTGGGGGTTCACCGTGTAGACATGCTCCACCCCGACCGCCCGGCAGAGCGCGGCGAGGTTGAGCCGCGGAGAGGGCTTCCCCATCAGCGTCAGCCCGGTGGCGGGATGGTCCTGGGCCCCCGTCATCGCCGTCGTCCGGTTGTCCAGGATGATCACGGTGGAGAAGCCCCGGTTGTAGACCATGTCGATCAGCCCGGTGATCCCGGAGTGGACGAAGGTGGAGTCCCCGATGACCGCGACCACCTTGCCCAGCGCCGCTTTCCCGAGCGCCTTCTCCATGCCGAACGCGTTCCCGATAGAGGCCCCCATGCAGACGCAGGTGTCCATGCCGCCGAGCGGCGGAAGGGCGGCCAGGGTGGAGCAGCCGATGTCGCCGGTCACCGTGGCCTTGAACTTGTTCAGGACGAAGAAAAGCCCCCGGTGGGGACAGCCCGGGCAGAGGCTCGGCGGCCGTGCCGGAAGCTCCTCGGCCGGCCGCACGGGTGCGGCCTCCCCCGTCAACGACCTGCGGACGATCCGCGGGTCGAGCTCGCCGAGAATGGGAACCTTCTCCTTCCCCTCCACCGGGATTCCCAGGACCCGGATATGGTTCTCGATGTGGGGGTCGAGCTCCTCGACCACCACCAGCCGCTTCACCCCGTCCGCGAACTCCCGCAGGAGCCGCCGCGGAAGCGGGTGCGCCAGCCCCAGCTTCAGCACCGAGGCGTCGGGGAAGACCTCCCGCACATACTGGTAGGAGACCCCCGCCGTGACGATCCCCAGCGACCGGTCCCCCCACTCGATCCGGTTTCCCTCGAAGGTCTCGGCGAACTCCTCGAGCGCCCGCATCCGCTCCTCGACGACCCGGTGGCGCTTCCGCGCGTAGGCGGGAAGCATCACCCATTTCCCGGGGTCCCGGACGAACCCGAGGGCGATCGGCGGCCGTTCCGGATCCTCCAGCCGGACCGTCCCCTTGGCGTGGGAGATGCGGGTGGTGCTCCGCAGGAAGAAGGGGGTGTCGAACCGCTCGGACAGCCCGAAGGCCAGGCGCATGAACTCCTTCGCCTCCCCGGAATCGGAGGGCTCCAGCATCGGGATCTTCGCCGCCACCGCGTAGTGGCGGCTGTCCTGCTCGTTCTGGGAGGAGTGGAGCTCCGGGGCGTCGGCGGCGACGATCACGAACCCGCCCCGCACCCCCGTGTAGGAGGCGGTGAAGATCGGGTCCGCCGCGACGTTGACCCCCACATGCTTCATCACGGCCAGCGCCCGTGCGCCGGCCATCGAGGCGCCGAGAGCGACCTCGACCGCCACTTTCTCGTTCGGGGCCCACTCCGCGTAGATCCCTTCGTAGCGGGCGAAGTTCTCGAGGATTTCGGTGCTCGGAGTCCCGGGATAGGCGGAGGCGACCGTCACGCCGGCCTCGAAGGCCCCGCGGGCGATCGCTTCGTTTCCGGAAAGCAGCACGATCGTGTTTTTCGCTGGAAGGGTCAACTGCGATTCCTTTCTCCCGGGAAATGGGTGCAAACTGCAAAGGTACCATACCGATTTGCTCCTTTTCAATTCCGAAGCCCCCCCGGGAATGGGTATACTGGTCTCTAAATCCAGTGGAACGGGGGGAGACAGGGTGAAAATCGGCGTGTTGACCGGCGGCGGGGATTGCCCCGGCCTGAACGCGGTGATCCGGGCAGTGGTCCGGAAGGCGGATGCGAACGACTCCCGGGTCGTGGGGATCCGGAACGGCTGGAAGGGGCTGCTCGACCTCTCCTACACGGACCTCGACGTCAGGATGGTCTCGGGGATCCTGCACATCGGCGGGACGATCATCGGGACCTCCCGGACGAATCCCCTGAAGGACCCCGCCGGGGCCGACAGGGTCCTCAAGAACTTCCGGCTCCTGGGGCTCGACGCCCTCGTCGCCATCGGCGGGGAGGACACCCTGGGCGCCGCGAGCAAGCTGTACGAGCGGGGGCTTCCGGTGGTCGGCGTCCCCAAGACGATCGACAACGACCTCTTCGGGACCGACTTCACCTTCGGGTTCGACACGGCGGTCTCCATCGCCACCGACGCGATCGACCGGATCCACACCACGGCGGAATCGCACAACCGGGTCATGGTCGTCGAGGTGATGGGGCGGAATGCCGGGTGGATCGCCACCTTCTCGGGGATCGCCGGGGGAGCGGACGTGATCCTCATCCCGGAGAAGCCGATCGACCTCGACGAGGTGTGCGACCTGATCGTCCGGCGCCACAGCCGCGGCAAGTCGTTCAGCATCGTGGTGGTGGCGGAAGGGGCGAAGTTCGCCGTGAAGCCCGGGGAGAGCGGGGAGCTGATCGTCCAGGAGACCAAGACCGACGAGTTCGGCCATGTCCGCCTCGGGGGGATCTCCCAGCTGCTGGCCAAGGCGATCGAGGAGCGGACGAAGTTCGAGACCCGCTTCGTGGTGCTCGGCCACATCCAGCGGGGCGGCTCCCCGACCGCCCACGACCGGGTGCTCGCCACCCGGTTCGGCGTCTTCGCCACCGAGATGGTCCAGCGGGGGGAGTTCGGGCAGATGGCCGCCCTCCAGGGGAACCGGATCGTCGCCGTCCCGCTCGCCGAGGCGACCGCCAAGATCAAGACGGTCGACATGGGGCTCTACGGGATGGCCGAGGAATTCTTCGGGTAAAAGGGGACCCTGGCTCGCCCCGGATCCCCGGGTATCGGCTCCGCCGCCTCGGAGGGGGGCTTCGCTTCGCCCGCCCTCCGCGCCCGGTTCGACGGGGGCCTAGATCAGTTTGCCGCGGGCGTCGAAGGCGTTCGGGTAGTAGCGGATAACCGGGCCGGCGTGATCCCGAGACCGGTCGCCTATTGAATCGGACCGAAATATGACCTACAATATGACCATGATCCGGATAAATATCCACGAGGCCAAGGCACACCTGTCCGAGTACCTGAGGCGCCTTCGCCCGGGCGAGGCGATCCTCCTGTGCAGGCGGAACAGGCCGGTCGCCGAGATCCGCCCCCTTCCGGCGCGGCCCATGAAGAAGCGGCCGATCGGTCTCGCCGCCGGCAAGCTCCGCATTCCGAAACGCTTCTTCGAGCCGCTGCCCGAGGACGTGATCGCGTCCTTCCGGGGAGAGGCCGGTTGAGGATACTCCTCGACACCTGCACGTTCCTTTGGATCGCGGCCGGTTCGCGGGACCTGTCGTCCATCGCCCGGGATCTCTTCTCGGACCCCGCCAACGATGTGTACCTGAGCCCCGTTTCCGCATGGGAGATTGTCGTGAAGCATTCGCTGAGGCGTCTGCCGCTTCCCGAGCCGCCCCACCTGTTCGTGCCGAGGCAGCGGGACCTCCACGAGATCGCGCCGCTCCCCTTGGACGAGGACGCCGTTCTCCTGCTCGGAAGGCTCCCCGAGTACCACAGGGACCCCTTCGACCGGATGCTCGTGTGCCAGGCCGTCGCTCACGGCCTGACAGTCCTCACCCCGGATCCGGGGATCGTCCGCTACCCGGTGCAGACGGCCTGGTAATCGGAGCTGGTCCGGCAAGGCGGCTACGGTGGCCCGCGGAACTTCCGCCTGGATAGCCGGCTGACGACCAGCAGGACGAAAAAGGCGACGCTCAGCGACGCCACGATCAACGGCGCGGTAGGAAGATCCAGTTTGAAGGACAGAGTGATCCCGACCATGCTGGCCGCGAGTCCGATCCCCCATCCGCTGACCAGGATTTTCATCGGGTCGCGCGTGTAAAGCCTGCCGATCAGGGCGGGGATCACCAGGAAGGAGAAGACCTGAAGGATCCCGGCGATCTGGACGGAGCTCACGAGCACGAGCGCGAAGCTGAGGAAGAAGAGGAATTCCCAAAACGT from Deltaproteobacteria bacterium GWC2_65_14 includes the following:
- a CDS encoding twitching motility protein PilT, which produces MRILLDTCTFLWIAAGSRDLSSIARDLFSDPANDVYLSPVSAWEIVVKHSLRRLPLPEPPHLFVPRQRDLHEIAPLPLDEDAVLLLGRLPEYHRDPFDRMLVCQAVAHGLTVLTPDPGIVRYPVQTAW
- a CDS encoding cyclohexa-1,5-dienecarbonyl-CoA hydratase; the protein is MSDSPLKVWLEKEGRLLRLRLARPKANIVDAAMIAALREALRGHLPAAGLRAVLLDAEGSHFSFGASVQEHLPESCAAMLRELHALVRQLLTCPVPVLVAVRGQCLGGGLELAAAGSMIFAAPSAVLGQPEMKLAVFPPAASCLLPERIGQSRAEDLIYSGRTVGAGEAHRIGLVDVVAEDPEQAAVAWFDEHLAPLSASSLRLAVRAARAGFAERVSARLAEAERIYLEELMATRDAVEGLTAFLGKRPPKWEDR
- a CDS encoding prevent-host-death protein: MTMIRINIHEAKAHLSEYLRRLRPGEAILLCRRNRPVAEIRPLPARPMKKRPIGLAAGKLRIPKRFFEPLPEDVIASFRGEAG
- a CDS encoding 6-hydroxycyclohex-1-ene-1-carbonyl-CoA dehydrogenase, which codes for MANVAHRWLMTAVGEPMVLADFDPFPPADGEVVIEVAGCGVCHTDLGFYYDGVRVNHGLPLALGHEISGRVVAAGAGAEAWKGKAVIVPSVISCGECALCRSGQGTICRRQQMPGNDIHGGFATHVRVPARGLCLVDEARLAAAGLSLADVSVVADAVTTPYQAAVMAEVRPGDFAVVVGTGGVGGYAVQIARAFGAVVAALDVDRAKLDTMSAHGAALTLNVRQVQGKELRKAIQEFAKQGGHPSTGWKIFECSGTAAGQETAFGLMNHGATLSVVGFTMDKVELRLSNLMAFHARALGNWGCLAELYPAALDLVLDRRIALAPFVERHPLGAIQEVFASARAHHLARRAVLVPER
- a CDS encoding indolepyruvate ferredoxin oxidoreductase subunit alpha; the protein is MVLLSGNEAIARGAFEAGVTVASAYPGTPSTEILENFARYEGIYAEWAPNEKVAVEVALGASMAGARALAVMKHVGVNVAADPIFTASYTGVRGGFVIVAADAPELHSSQNEQDSRHYAVAAKIPMLEPSDSGEAKEFMRLAFGLSERFDTPFFLRSTTRISHAKGTVRLEDPERPPIALGFVRDPGKWVMLPAYARKRHRVVEERMRALEEFAETFEGNRIEWGDRSLGIVTAGVSYQYVREVFPDASVLKLGLAHPLPRRLLREFADGVKRLVVVEELDPHIENHIRVLGIPVEGKEKVPILGELDPRIVRRSLTGEAAPVRPAEELPARPPSLCPGCPHRGLFFVLNKFKATVTGDIGCSTLAALPPLGGMDTCVCMGASIGNAFGMEKALGKAALGKVVAVIGDSTFVHSGITGLIDMVYNRGFSTVIILDNRTTAMTGAQDHPATGLTLMGKPSPRLNLAALCRAVGVEHVYTVNPHDMEQTEAVLRRELFREEPSVVITDAPCVLLPEHRRKQRPVYEVMADLCTGCRACSKLGCPAIEWVHFTPEQAAAAGKKPSQKGMARINPLLCDGCNQCPPLCKFLAIVEKGS
- a CDS encoding pyrophosphate--fructose-6-phosphate 1-phosphotransferase, giving the protein MKIGVLTGGGDCPGLNAVIRAVVRKADANDSRVVGIRNGWKGLLDLSYTDLDVRMVSGILHIGGTIIGTSRTNPLKDPAGADRVLKNFRLLGLDALVAIGGEDTLGAASKLYERGLPVVGVPKTIDNDLFGTDFTFGFDTAVSIATDAIDRIHTTAESHNRVMVVEVMGRNAGWIATFSGIAGGADVILIPEKPIDLDEVCDLIVRRHSRGKSFSIVVVAEGAKFAVKPGESGELIVQETKTDEFGHVRLGGISQLLAKAIEERTKFETRFVVLGHIQRGGSPTAHDRVLATRFGVFATEMVQRGEFGQMAALQGNRIVAVPLAEATAKIKTVDMGLYGMAEEFFG
- a CDS encoding indolepyruvate oxidoreductase subunit beta (Involved in the incorporation of exogenous aryl acids in the biosynthesis of aromatic amino acids: catalysis of the ferredoxin-dependent oxidative decarboxylation of arylpyruvates.), which encodes MNRERGNIFLAGVGGQGIILASEVLCDAFLLAGYDVKKSEVHGMAQRGGAVTTHVRYGKKVFSPLIEPGKADLIVAFEKMEALRFLHYLCPEGAVLANAQEIMPPPVTAGKERYPDRVAERLREATPRVWMVDALAAALSLHEVRAVNVVMLGAASTLLPLPEERYAEALHARLPEKIVEVNLRAFRAGRALVPPAVV